GGCCCCCTACGGAGGGGCAGCACCAGGAGGGGGGCACTTCGGCGGGCAAGCTCCTGGTGCCCCCTATGGAGGTTACGGCCAGCACCAGGGACAGCAAGCTCCGGGAGGAGGTGAGATTATATGTTGatttgatgtttttaaaatcttagAAGTTTACAGAGTTAACCAGTAAGTCCAagtgcagcacagcacagaaaccaggaccagaggatgcGTAGCTGTTGATACGGAATCACTGGAACAGCGACAGGCCAAACAGCTTCCTCTCGTTCATAAAGTTTCTCATGTTTTTAAGGCGGTGGCCAAAACGCTTGTGTACTTGGATGGTAAACCCATTCCTGTCTGTGTTTGGTGAGCTGAGAGTGACGTgtccctgtgtgtttgtgtttccagGTAATGTGCCCCCTGGCGTCGACCCCGAAGCGTTCCAGTGGTTCCAGACCGTGGACACTGACCACAGCGGCTCGATCACCCTGAAGGAGCTGAAGCAGGCCCTGGTTAACTCCAACTGGTCAGCCTTCAACGACGAGACGTGCCTCATGATGATCAGTGAGTACCGCTGCATGGCGACTCAGCCAGGATTCTGTGATGGCAGCAGGGGCTCAGTCAGGGCAGCCCGCGCTGTTTAAAGCCTTGCTTGTTTTGTGGTTGCAGACATGTTTGATAAGAGCAACACTGGGAAGATGGATGTGTTTGGGTTCTCTAGTCTCTGGGGGTTCATGCAGCAGTGGAAGACTCTGTTCCAGCAGTTCGACCGCGACCGCTCAGGGACCATCAGTGCCAATGAACTGCACCAGGGTGAGTGACTGAGTGAGGGGGCCAGGGAtgggactcccattgcatagcagtttgatccgttcctggtgaGACACTcccgagcttgttacctagacacaccgGGGCTAATCAAggttgcagtaaaacctggaatgggtgaaactgctgtgcaacaggagtcttatctggggggggtggggggcacagGCAGCAGGCATGGTAATGCATTATCAGGTGTTTGTATTCCTCAAATAACTGAAGGTAATATTTATAAGAAATTAAATCAGCTAGACGCCTAAACGTTTGTTTGCTTGTcgcggtttctgacagtttcaaCTTTAGAATTCtgaagttattaataataaaatcaatcaataataagGTTAGGAAAGTTTCATTTTCAGAGGCTCCATCCTGAGCGGTTGGTTCCTGCCCACGTTTTAAACCCGTTCCCCTTGTCTTCCAGCCCTGTCCCAGATGGGGTACAACCTGAGCCCTCAGTTCACGCAAAGCCTGGTGTCCCGGGGGAGGCAGACCTCCATGCAGCTGGACCGCTTCATCCAGGTGTGCACACAGCTGCAGAGCATAACCGGGGCCTTCCGAGAGAAAGACACTGGCATGACTGGCAGCGTGAGGATGAGCTACGAGGACTTCCTCTCCACCTCCATCACCCGCCTGCTGTGAGAGCTGTGTTTGTGATCCCCCAGGACCGGACCGCACTTACCCTGC
This portion of the Polyodon spathula isolate WHYD16114869_AA unplaced genomic scaffold, ASM1765450v1 scaffolds_681, whole genome shotgun sequence genome encodes:
- the pef1 gene encoding peflin, with product MASYGQGYPSSGGPAPGGGYYSEQPPAGGQAPPGGQYGAGAPPGGPYSGTASPHMGQYGGSAPPGGHYGGTAPPPAAGGQYGGAAPPGGHYGGTAPPPAAGGQYGGSAPPGGYYGGTAPPPAAGGQYGGAAPPGGGQYHGGPAPGSGGQYGGPGGVAPGAPYGGAAPGGGHFGGQAPGAPYGGYGQHQGQQAPGGGNVPPGVDPEAFQWFQTVDTDHSGSITLKELKQALVNSNWSAFNDETCLMMINMFDKSNTGKMDVFGFSSLWGFMQQWKTLFQQFDRDRSGTISANELHQALSQMGYNLSPQFTQSLVSRGRQTSMQLDRFIQVCTQLQSITGAFREKDTGMTGSVRMSYEDFLSTSITRLL